From a single Streptomyces sp. 1331.2 genomic region:
- a CDS encoding leucyl aminopeptidase yields the protein MTALSVSTSSAASLRADALVVGVAKGPKGVVLAPGAEAVNEAFEGKLAEVLSTLGATGAEGEAVKVPSPAGLKAALVLAVGLGGAEEGYALEALRRAAGVAARTLAGAKKVALALPVESADEVEAVALGGLLGSYSFGTYKGNGNGKEPVGELVVLTARKGSKDAKAAVERAAAIGEEMNRARDLVNTAPNDLNPKSFAAIAQAAGKEHGLKVEVLDEKALTKGGFGGLLGVGNGSTNPPRLVKVAYTHPKAKATLAFVGKGITYDSGGISLKPAGHNETMKCDMAGAAAVFAAVVAAKRLGLAVNVTGWLALAENMPSGSATRPGDVLRMYGGKTVEVLNTDAEGRLVLADAIVRAGEENPDVIVDVATLTGAMVLALGNRTFGVMANSDELRDDLHALAGEVGEQSWPMPLPADLRKGMTESTIADLANMGERMGGGLVAGLFLKEFVAEGIDWAHLDIAGPAFHEGAPFGYTPKGGTASAVRTLVRFAERTANGKA from the coding sequence GTGACTGCATTGTCTGTGAGCACCTCCTCCGCCGCCTCGCTGCGCGCGGACGCCCTGGTGGTCGGTGTCGCGAAGGGGCCGAAGGGCGTTGTGCTGGCCCCCGGCGCCGAGGCCGTGAACGAGGCGTTCGAGGGCAAGCTGGCCGAGGTCCTCAGCACCCTGGGCGCGACCGGCGCCGAGGGCGAGGCCGTGAAGGTCCCCTCCCCCGCCGGCCTGAAGGCCGCGCTCGTGCTCGCGGTCGGCCTCGGCGGGGCCGAGGAGGGCTACGCGCTGGAGGCTCTGCGCCGCGCCGCCGGTGTCGCCGCCCGCACCCTGGCCGGCGCCAAGAAGGTCGCGCTGGCCCTGCCGGTCGAGTCCGCGGACGAGGTCGAGGCGGTCGCGCTGGGCGGCCTGCTCGGCTCGTACTCCTTCGGCACGTACAAGGGCAACGGCAACGGCAAGGAGCCGGTCGGCGAGCTGGTCGTGCTGACCGCCCGCAAGGGCAGCAAGGACGCCAAGGCCGCCGTGGAGCGCGCCGCCGCGATCGGCGAGGAGATGAACCGCGCCCGCGACCTGGTCAACACCGCGCCGAACGACCTGAACCCGAAGAGCTTCGCCGCGATCGCCCAGGCGGCCGGCAAGGAGCACGGCCTCAAGGTCGAGGTGCTGGACGAGAAGGCGCTGACCAAGGGCGGCTTCGGCGGCCTGCTGGGCGTCGGCAACGGCTCGACGAACCCGCCCCGCCTGGTGAAGGTGGCCTACACCCACCCGAAGGCCAAGGCCACCCTGGCGTTCGTCGGCAAGGGCATCACCTACGACTCGGGCGGCATCTCGCTGAAGCCGGCCGGCCACAACGAGACCATGAAGTGCGACATGGCCGGCGCCGCCGCCGTGTTCGCCGCCGTGGTGGCCGCCAAGCGCCTCGGCCTGGCCGTCAACGTGACCGGCTGGCTGGCGCTGGCCGAGAACATGCCGTCCGGCTCCGCCACCCGCCCGGGCGACGTGCTGCGCATGTACGGCGGCAAGACCGTCGAGGTGCTGAACACCGACGCCGAGGGCCGTCTGGTGCTGGCCGACGCCATCGTGCGGGCCGGCGAGGAGAACCCGGACGTCATCGTCGACGTGGCCACCCTGACCGGCGCCATGGTGCTGGCCCTGGGCAACCGCACCTTCGGCGTGATGGCCAACAGCGACGAGCTGCGCGACGACCTGCACGCCCTCGCGGGCGAGGTGGGCGAGCAGTCCTGGCCGATGCCGCTGCCGGCCGACCTGCGCAAGGGCATGACCGAGTCGACCATCGCCGACCTGGCCAACATGGGCGAGCGGATGGGCGGCGGCCTGGTGGCCGGCCTGTTCCTGAAGGAGTTCGTGGCCGAGGGCATCGACTGGGCGCACCTGGACATCGCCGGCCCGGCGTTCCACGAGGGCGCGCCGTTCGGCTACACCCCGAAGGGCGGCACCGCGAGCGCGGTGCGCACCCTGGTCCGCTTCGCCGAGCGGACGGCGAACGGCAAGGCCTGA
- the lpdA gene encoding dihydrolipoyl dehydrogenase codes for MHGGRDVANDASTVFDVVILGGGSGGYAAALRAAQLGLSVALVEKGELGGTCLHRGCIPTKALLHAAEIADETKEAAEFGVLATFQGIDINGVHKYKDDVIAGLYKGLQGLVASRKVTFIQGEGKLSSQTSVDVNGQRIEGRHIVLATGSVPRSIPGLEIDGNRVISSDHALKLDRIPKSAVILGGGVIGVEFASVWKSFGVEVTIVEALPHLVPLEDENSSKLLERAFRKRGIKFELKARFSGVEYTETGVRVSTENGKQIDADLLLVAIGRGPVSAGLGYEENGVAMDRGYVLVDEYMRTNVPTISAVGDLAPTLQLAHVGFAEGILVAERLAGLKPVPIDYDGVPRVTYSNPEVASVGISEAKAVELYGKEKVVTLKYNLAGNGKSKILKTAGEIKLVQVKDGAVVGVHMVGARMGEQVGEAQLIYNWEALPAEVAQLIHAHPTQSEALGEAHLALAGKPLHAHD; via the coding sequence ATGCATGGAGGACGTGACGTGGCGAACGACGCCAGCACCGTTTTCGACGTAGTCATTCTCGGAGGCGGAAGCGGCGGTTACGCCGCGGCGCTCCGCGCCGCTCAGCTGGGCCTGAGCGTCGCCCTGGTCGAGAAGGGTGAGCTGGGCGGCACCTGCCTGCACCGCGGCTGCATCCCGACCAAGGCTCTGCTGCACGCCGCGGAGATCGCGGACGAGACGAAGGAGGCCGCCGAGTTCGGCGTTCTGGCCACCTTCCAGGGCATCGACATCAACGGCGTCCACAAGTACAAGGACGACGTCATCGCCGGCCTGTACAAGGGCCTGCAGGGCCTGGTGGCGTCCCGCAAGGTCACCTTCATCCAGGGCGAGGGCAAGCTCTCCTCGCAGACCTCGGTGGACGTCAACGGCCAGCGCATCGAAGGCCGCCACATCGTTCTGGCCACCGGTTCCGTGCCGCGCTCGATCCCGGGCCTGGAGATCGACGGCAACCGCGTGATCTCCTCGGACCACGCCCTCAAGCTCGACCGCATCCCGAAGTCGGCCGTCATCCTCGGCGGCGGCGTGATCGGCGTCGAGTTCGCCTCGGTCTGGAAGTCCTTCGGCGTCGAGGTCACCATCGTCGAGGCGCTGCCGCACCTCGTCCCGCTGGAGGACGAGAACTCCTCCAAGCTGCTGGAGCGTGCGTTCCGCAAGCGCGGCATCAAGTTCGAGCTGAAGGCCCGCTTCTCCGGCGTCGAGTACACCGAGACCGGTGTCCGCGTCTCCACCGAGAACGGCAAGCAGATCGACGCCGACCTGCTGCTCGTCGCCATCGGCCGCGGCCCGGTCTCGGCCGGCCTCGGCTACGAGGAGAACGGCGTCGCGATGGACCGCGGCTACGTCCTGGTCGACGAGTACATGCGCACCAACGTGCCCACCATCTCCGCCGTCGGCGACCTCGCCCCGACCCTGCAGCTGGCCCACGTCGGCTTCGCCGAGGGCATCCTGGTCGCCGAGCGCCTGGCCGGCCTCAAGCCGGTGCCGATCGACTACGACGGCGTCCCGCGCGTGACCTACTCCAACCCCGAGGTGGCCTCCGTCGGCATCTCCGAGGCCAAGGCCGTCGAGCTGTACGGCAAGGAGAAGGTCGTCACCCTCAAGTACAACCTGGCCGGCAACGGCAAGAGCAAGATCCTGAAGACCGCCGGCGAGATCAAGCTCGTCCAGGTCAAGGACGGCGCCGTGGTCGGTGTCCACATGGTCGGTGCCCGCATGGGCGAGCAGGTCGGCGAAGCCCAGCTGATCTACAACTGGGAAGCCCTGCCGGCCGAGGTCGCGCAGCTCATCCACGCGCACCCGACCCAGTCCGAGGCCCTGGGCGAGGCGCACCTGGCGCTGGCCGGCAAGCCGCTGCACGCGCACGACTGA
- a CDS encoding DUF4240 domain-containing protein, whose translation MDETDFWQIIDDTRDAADGDPDEQADRLVDRLVQLTPDDVIDFARLFEARFQRAYRSDLWGAAYLLLDGASEDTFDYFRCWLIAQGREVFEGGLAEPDDLADLLPEFDEEEDGEAEDIGYAADEAYERLTGLPLPEVGGRQAGRPSGASLDFDDPDVMAKRFPKLWERYGD comes from the coding sequence ATGGACGAGACGGACTTCTGGCAGATCATCGACGACACCCGGGACGCCGCCGACGGCGACCCCGACGAGCAGGCCGACCGGTTGGTGGATCGGCTCGTCCAACTGACCCCGGACGACGTGATCGACTTCGCCCGGCTGTTCGAGGCCCGGTTCCAGCGCGCCTACCGCTCCGACCTGTGGGGCGCGGCCTACCTGCTGCTGGACGGCGCCTCCGAGGACACCTTCGACTACTTCCGCTGCTGGCTGATCGCCCAGGGCCGGGAGGTCTTCGAGGGCGGGCTGGCCGAGCCCGACGACCTGGCGGACCTGCTGCCCGAGTTCGACGAGGAGGAGGACGGCGAGGCCGAGGACATCGGCTACGCCGCCGACGAGGCGTACGAGCGGCTGACCGGGCTGCCGCTGCCCGAGGTGGGCGGGCGACAGGCCGGACGGCCGTCCGGGGCGTCGCTGGACTTCGACGACCCGGACGTGATGGCGAAGCGCTTCCCCAAGCTCTGGGAGCGGTACGGGGACTGA
- the sucB gene encoding 2-oxoglutarate dehydrogenase, E2 component, dihydrolipoamide succinyltransferase produces the protein MAVSVTLPALGESVSEGTVTRWLKAEGERVEVDEPLLEVSTDKVDTEIPAPASGILSSIKVGEDETVEVGAELAIIDDGSGAPAAAPAAEAAAPAAAAPAPVAEAPAAAPAAPAAPAAAPAAPAGDATPVLLPALGESVTEGTVTRWLKAEGETVEVDEPLLEVSTDKVDTEIPSPVAGTLVKILVGEDETAEVGAQLALIGAAGAVAAAPAPAAAPAPAAPAPVAAPAPAAAPAPAAPAPVAAPAPVAAPAPVAAPAPVAAPAPVAAPAPVAPAAPAADNGDAYVTPLVRKLAAEHGVALSSVAGTGVGGRIRKQDVIAAAEAAKAAPAPAAAAAPAAAPKAAAAPSALRGQTVKMTRMRKVIGDNMMKALHEQAQLTSVVEVDVTKIMSLRGKAKDSFLAREGVKLSPMPFFVKAAAQALKAHAVINARINEAEGTITYFDTENIGIAVDSEKGLMTPVIKGAGDLNIAGISKKTAELAGKVRDSKITPDELSGATFTISNTGSRGALFDTVIVPPNQAAILGIGATVKRPVVIEADGGTAIGIRDMTYLSLSYDHRLVDGADAARYLVAVKEILEAGEFEVELGL, from the coding sequence ATGGCGGTCTCAGTAACACTGCCCGCACTGGGCGAGAGCGTTTCCGAGGGCACTGTCACCCGTTGGCTGAAGGCCGAGGGTGAGCGTGTCGAGGTCGACGAGCCGCTGCTCGAAGTCTCGACCGACAAGGTCGACACCGAGATCCCGGCCCCGGCTTCCGGCATCCTCTCCTCGATCAAGGTCGGCGAGGACGAGACCGTCGAGGTCGGCGCCGAGCTGGCGATCATCGACGACGGCTCCGGCGCCCCGGCTGCCGCCCCGGCCGCCGAGGCTGCCGCTCCGGCCGCCGCTGCTCCGGCTCCGGTCGCCGAGGCCCCGGCTGCCGCTCCGGCCGCCCCCGCCGCCCCGGCTGCCGCTCCGGCTGCTCCGGCCGGCGACGCCACCCCGGTGCTGCTGCCCGCCCTGGGCGAGTCCGTCACCGAGGGCACCGTCACCCGCTGGCTGAAGGCCGAGGGCGAGACGGTCGAGGTCGACGAGCCGCTGCTTGAGGTCTCCACCGACAAGGTCGACACCGAGATCCCGTCGCCGGTCGCCGGCACCCTGGTGAAGATCCTGGTCGGCGAGGACGAGACCGCCGAGGTCGGCGCCCAGCTCGCGCTGATCGGCGCCGCGGGTGCGGTCGCCGCCGCTCCGGCCCCGGCCGCTGCTCCGGCTCCGGCTGCCCCGGCTCCGGTTGCCGCTCCGGCTCCGGCTGCCGCTCCGGCTCCGGCCGCCCCGGCCCCGGTCGCCGCTCCGGCTCCCGTTGCCGCTCCGGCTCCCGTTGCCGCTCCGGCTCCGGTCGCGGCTCCGGCCCCGGTCGCCGCCCCCGCTCCGGTCGCCCCGGCTGCCCCGGCTGCCGACAACGGTGACGCCTACGTCACCCCGCTGGTGCGCAAGCTCGCCGCCGAGCACGGCGTCGCGCTGTCCTCCGTCGCCGGCACCGGCGTCGGCGGTCGCATCCGCAAGCAGGACGTCATCGCCGCCGCGGAGGCCGCCAAGGCCGCCCCGGCCCCGGCCGCCGCTGCCGCCCCGGCTGCCGCGCCGAAGGCCGCCGCCGCGCCGTCCGCCCTGCGCGGCCAGACGGTCAAGATGACCCGCATGCGCAAGGTCATCGGCGACAACATGATGAAGGCCCTGCACGAGCAGGCCCAGCTGACCAGCGTGGTCGAGGTGGACGTCACCAAGATCATGTCGCTGCGCGGCAAGGCCAAGGACTCCTTCCTGGCCCGCGAGGGCGTCAAGCTGTCCCCGATGCCGTTCTTCGTCAAGGCCGCCGCCCAGGCGCTGAAGGCCCACGCGGTCATCAACGCCCGGATCAACGAGGCCGAGGGCACCATCACCTACTTCGACACCGAGAACATCGGTATCGCGGTGGACTCCGAGAAGGGTCTGATGACCCCGGTCATCAAGGGTGCGGGCGACCTCAACATCGCCGGCATCTCGAAGAAGACCGCCGAGCTGGCCGGCAAGGTCCGCGACAGCAAGATCACCCCGGACGAGCTGTCCGGCGCCACCTTCACCATCAGCAACACCGGCTCGCGCGGTGCGCTGTTCGACACCGTGATCGTGCCGCCGAACCAGGCCGCCATCCTGGGCATCGGCGCCACCGTCAAGCGCCCGGTGGTCATCGAGGCCGACGGCGGCACCGCCATCGGCATCCGTGACATGACCTACCTGTCGCTCTCCTACGACCACCGCCTGGTGGACGGCGCCGACGCCGCCCGCTACCTGGTCGCGGTCAAGGAGATCCTGGAGGCCGGCGAGTTCGAGGTCGAGCTCGGCCTCTGA